A single window of Candidatus Deferrimicrobium sp. DNA harbors:
- a CDS encoding NADH-quinone oxidoreductase subunit NuoB, translating into MAVRRDKDGAPGYALTTLESLIAWGRKYSLYPFTFATACCGIEVMGAFGTHYDLSRFGAEVVRFSPRQADVLLVAGTINYKMAPVLKRIYDQMLEPKWVISMGACACSGGFYNNYTVLQGIDKILPVDVYIPGCPPNPEGIIDAVVRIQKIIETGAPRAAERWPIK; encoded by the coding sequence ATGGCAGTGAGGCGCGACAAGGACGGCGCCCCCGGTTACGCGCTCACGACCCTCGAGTCGCTGATCGCCTGGGGGAGGAAATACTCCCTCTACCCGTTCACCTTCGCCACGGCGTGCTGCGGGATCGAGGTGATGGGGGCGTTCGGGACGCACTACGACCTGTCCCGCTTCGGGGCCGAGGTCGTCCGTTTCTCGCCGCGCCAGGCGGACGTCCTGCTGGTGGCGGGGACGATCAACTACAAGATGGCCCCCGTGCTGAAGCGGATCTACGACCAGATGCTCGAGCCGAAGTGGGTGATCTCGATGGGAGCGTGCGCCTGCTCCGGCGGCTTCTACAACAACTACACGGTTCTCCAGGGGATCGACAAGATCCTTCCGGTCGACGTCTACATCCCCGGTTGCCCGCCGAACCCCGAGGGGATCATCGACGCCGTCGTGCGGATCCAGAAGATCATCGAGACCGGCGCGCCCCGCGCGGCGGAGCGGTGGCCGATCAAATGA
- a CDS encoding NADH-quinone oxidoreductase subunit C, giving the protein MSVVLDRLRERFPADVVSTHSDFGDDTALVRRERIVEILTFLRDDPEMLFDFAMDLTGVDYLGEEPRFEVVYHLYSLEKKRRVRIKVRLHEADPVIDTAVPVWPGINWYEREAWDMYGIVFHGHPNLKRILLYEAFEGHPLRKDYPKAKRQPTIGPEE; this is encoded by the coding sequence ATGAGCGTGGTCCTCGACAGATTGCGGGAGCGGTTCCCGGCCGACGTGGTATCCACCCACTCGGACTTCGGGGACGACACAGCCCTGGTGCGTCGTGAGCGGATCGTCGAGATCCTCACGTTCCTGCGGGACGACCCGGAGATGCTCTTCGACTTCGCGATGGACCTGACCGGCGTCGACTACCTCGGGGAGGAGCCCCGGTTCGAGGTGGTCTACCACCTCTACTCGCTGGAGAAGAAGCGACGCGTCCGGATCAAGGTGCGGCTCCACGAGGCCGACCCGGTGATCGACACGGCCGTTCCGGTGTGGCCCGGGATCAACTGGTACGAGCGGGAGGCGTGGGACATGTACGGCATCGTCTTCCACGGCCACCCAAACCTGAAAAGGATCCTGCTGTACGAGGCGTTCGAGGGGCACCCGCTGCGCAAGGATTACCCGAAGGCGAAGCGCCAGCCCACGATCGGGCCGGAAGAGTAG
- a CDS encoding NADH-quinone oxidoreductase subunit A → MTAFIATVDFGNPYFPVLVLLGIALAMAVGFVFLSQALGPKRYDRIKFSVYECGVDPLTPAAVRVSVKFYLLAILFMLFDLETTLLYPWAVLFRSLGLFGFIEAAVFVGILLVGLVYAWKKGALEWQ, encoded by the coding sequence ATGACCGCGTTTATCGCAACGGTGGACTTCGGGAACCCGTACTTCCCGGTGCTCGTCCTTCTGGGAATCGCGCTGGCGATGGCGGTGGGGTTCGTCTTCCTTTCCCAGGCGCTCGGGCCGAAGCGTTACGACCGGATCAAGTTCAGCGTGTACGAGTGCGGCGTCGACCCGCTCACCCCGGCCGCCGTGCGCGTCTCCGTGAAGTTTTATCTCCTCGCGATCCTGTTCATGCTGTTCGACCTGGAGACGACCCTCCTCTACCCGTGGGCGGTCCTCTTCCGTTCGCTGGGGTTGTTCGGCTTCATCGAGGCGGCCGTCTTCGTCGGTATCCTGCTGGTCGGGCTGGTCTACGCGTGGAAAAAGGGAGCCCTCGAATGGCAGTGA